The proteins below come from a single Deinococcus humi genomic window:
- a CDS encoding MBL fold metallo-hydrolase: MYFSRLYDTDLAQASYMLGCQKTGECLVIDPVRDIARYLEEAAAHNLRISHVTETHIHADYLSGSRELARATGATLYLSDEGNAEWKYGFGDVKIHNRSILTVGKLKVEVRHTPGHTPESVSFLVTDTPRGDQPSMFFTGDFVFVGELGRPDLLDEAAGGVDTRFEGAQQMFASLKHQFLTLPDFVQVWPAHGSGSACGKALGAVPSTTVGYERALAWWASFVQRDDEQGFIAELLSGQPDAPLYYGRMKTQNRAGPELLGEVQPLQKLEPADVLARLNQGARLIDTRARAKHQAAAPEHSVNVPDGNTLETWAGWLLVPERDYVLLASAGRAEAIRRRLWMVGVDRVVGFVESADGLNTKGAQPFPASELPQHQGALILDVRNKTEHQEGAIPGSMQLHAGRLPWRLDELPRDQEIVVHCQSGARSAAAASLLRTEGFNVSELAGGYEAWARAQDGAQST; this comes from the coding sequence GCAGGCTTCCTACATGCTGGGGTGCCAGAAAACCGGCGAATGCCTGGTGATCGATCCTGTGCGGGACATCGCCCGCTATCTGGAAGAAGCTGCCGCGCACAACCTGCGGATCAGCCATGTCACCGAAACCCATATCCATGCCGACTACCTCAGCGGCAGCCGCGAACTGGCCAGGGCAACTGGCGCGACGCTGTACCTCTCGGACGAGGGAAACGCCGAGTGGAAGTACGGATTTGGGGACGTCAAGATCCATAACCGCAGCATCTTGACGGTGGGCAAGCTGAAAGTCGAGGTACGGCACACGCCCGGCCACACCCCTGAAAGCGTTTCCTTTTTGGTTACGGATACCCCTCGTGGGGATCAGCCCAGCATGTTTTTCACCGGAGATTTCGTCTTTGTCGGTGAACTTGGCCGCCCCGACCTGCTGGACGAGGCGGCGGGCGGTGTGGACACCCGCTTCGAGGGCGCGCAGCAGATGTTCGCCAGCCTGAAACACCAGTTTCTGACGCTACCGGACTTCGTGCAGGTGTGGCCCGCACATGGTTCGGGCAGCGCGTGCGGCAAGGCGCTGGGCGCGGTTCCCAGCACCACCGTCGGCTACGAGCGGGCGCTGGCGTGGTGGGCAAGCTTCGTCCAGAGGGACGACGAGCAGGGCTTTATTGCCGAGTTGCTGAGCGGACAGCCCGACGCCCCCCTCTATTACGGGCGCATGAAAACCCAGAACAGGGCCGGACCTGAGTTGCTAGGTGAGGTGCAGCCTTTGCAAAAGCTGGAGCCTGCCGACGTCTTGGCCCGACTGAACCAGGGCGCACGCCTGATCGACACGCGCGCGAGGGCAAAGCACCAAGCTGCCGCCCCGGAACACAGCGTCAATGTGCCTGATGGGAACACACTTGAAACCTGGGCAGGCTGGCTGCTGGTGCCGGAGCGGGACTATGTCCTGCTTGCGTCGGCTGGACGGGCTGAGGCCATCCGCCGCCGCCTGTGGATGGTGGGCGTAGACCGCGTGGTGGGCTTCGTCGAGAGCGCCGATGGCCTGAACACCAAAGGCGCCCAGCCGTTCCCGGCTTCCGAACTCCCGCAGCACCAGGGCGCCCTGATCCTGGATGTCCGCAACAAGACCGAGCATCAGGAGGGCGCGATTCCCGGCAGCATGCAGCTTCACGCGGGCCGACTGCCCTGGAGACTGGATGAACTGCCGCGCGACCAGGAAATCGTGGTGCACTGCCAGAGTGGGGCCCGCAGCGCCGCCGCCGCGAGCCTGCTGCGCACCGAGGGCTTCAACGTCAGCGAGCTGGCGGGCGGCTATGAGGCATGGGCGAGGGCTCAGGACGGGGCACAGAGCACTTGA